In Pedobacter sp. SL55, the following proteins share a genomic window:
- a CDS encoding NADPH-dependent FMN reductase: MQKIAIISASVRKGRKSHNVALYFKNYVTQKQLADTEIIDLDAYNFPIFEERLRLIENPTEEMLAFAKKITDADGIIIVTPEYNGGYPASLKNIIDLLYAEWKRKPIGIATVSAGPFGGSQVITSLQFTLWKIGALVVPAMFPVPTVEKAFNDDGTPTDQEATDKRAGNFVNELLFWMKAKSSAAANS, translated from the coding sequence ATGCAAAAAATAGCCATTATATCCGCAAGTGTAAGAAAAGGGCGCAAGAGCCACAACGTAGCTTTATACTTTAAAAACTACGTAACACAAAAGCAATTAGCAGATACCGAAATCATTGATCTGGACGCTTACAATTTTCCTATTTTCGAAGAGCGTTTACGCTTAATCGAAAATCCAACAGAAGAAATGTTAGCTTTTGCCAAAAAAATTACCGATGCAGATGGTATCATTATCGTAACTCCAGAATATAACGGTGGCTATCCAGCAAGCTTAAAAAACATCATCGATTTACTTTACGCAGAATGGAAACGCAAACCAATTGGTATTGCTACCGTTTCGGCCGGTCCGTTTGGCGGTTCTCAAGTCATCACTTCGCTACAATTTACCTTATGGAAAATAGGTGCATTAGTTGTTCCAGCCATGTTCCCTGTGCCCACAGTAGAAAAAGCTTTCAACGATGACGGTACTCCTACCGATCAAGAAGCAACAGATAAACGAGCAGGAAATTTCGTAAATGAATTGTTGTTTTGGATGAAAGCAAAATCATCCGCAGCAGCAAACAGCTAA
- a CDS encoding ABC transporter permease, producing MSKPYNHTKATLALAKASFRSITRSPSAVIFTLAFPLIFIIVFGFIGGGGIKIDVAIAPGSDLQNPIIAALEKTSVVRLTKNDTQENINKNLEKGAYDALISIKKNPSGIPAYFTDVKYTSASVTNGNVLRSVLNDLAHQLNTVNQKPTVTEIRATTITGRLHRTIDFILPGQLGFSLLSTGVFGTAFIFFALRQNLVIKRFFATPVRRSSIVLGEAIARIGFALLGALFIIIIGHFAFNFTLINGAVTVLNMLVLATIGVIVFMGFGFVVSGLAKSESTIPPISNIITLPQFLLSGTFFSINAFPTWLQPISRALPLTYLNDAMRKVAFEGANLWDVKQQILIMLLWGIGVYAVAVKTFKWE from the coding sequence ATGTCGAAACCTTACAATCATACAAAAGCCACGTTGGCTCTAGCAAAAGCGAGCTTTAGATCAATTACTCGAAGCCCATCGGCGGTAATTTTCACTCTGGCGTTCCCGCTGATATTCATTATCGTCTTCGGCTTTATTGGCGGCGGCGGTATAAAAATAGATGTGGCCATTGCCCCCGGGTCAGATTTACAAAACCCAATAATTGCAGCACTAGAAAAAACTTCTGTAGTTCGTTTAACAAAAAACGATACGCAAGAAAACATCAATAAAAACCTAGAAAAAGGCGCTTACGATGCACTAATTAGCATAAAGAAAAATCCTAGCGGCATACCCGCTTACTTTACCGATGTGAAATATACATCAGCTTCAGTAACCAACGGAAATGTGTTACGTTCGGTATTAAACGACCTAGCACATCAATTAAATACCGTAAACCAAAAGCCAACAGTTACCGAAATTAGAGCCACTACCATTACCGGCAGGCTGCACCGCACCATCGATTTCATTTTACCGGGGCAATTAGGTTTCTCTTTACTTAGCACAGGTGTTTTCGGTACTGCATTTATCTTTTTCGCACTAAGACAAAATTTAGTAATCAAAAGGTTTTTTGCAACACCCGTAAGACGTTCTAGTATAGTTTTGGGCGAAGCTATTGCCCGTATCGGTTTTGCCTTATTGGGCGCTTTATTCATCATCATTATTGGTCACTTCGCATTTAATTTTACTTTAATTAACGGCGCAGTTACTGTACTTAACATGCTAGTGTTGGCTACCATTGGGGTCATTGTATTCATGGGATTTGGCTTTGTGGTTTCTGGCTTGGCAAAAAGTGAAAGCACCATTCCGCCAATCTCCAACATTATTACTCTGCCACAGTTTTTGCTTTCGGGCACTTTCTTTTCCATCAATGCTTTTCCAACTTGGCTGCAACCTATTAGCAGGGCTTTGCCTTTAACCTACTTAAACGATGCTATGCGTAAAGTAGCTTTCGAAGGCGCCAATCTTTGGGACGTAAAGCAGCAAATTTTAATTATGTTGCTATGGGGCATTGGCGTTTATGCGGTAGCTGTAAAAACCTTTAAATGGGAATAA
- a CDS encoding ABC transporter ATP-binding protein, with protein MTNKRAIISVNNLVKHYGEFKAVQGLSFEVYENEIFGLLGPNGAGKTTTLEIIETLRKKTSGEVLVNGLNVDSDANAIKQIIGVQLQAAGYYPNLNLVELLKLFSGLYGIEVSPMEMLAKVNLQDKAKAKYKELSGGQKQRFSIATTLINSPKIVFLDEPTTGLDPQARRNLWDLISEIRNNGTTVVITTHYMDEAEQLCDRVAFVEAGKIIALDTPDQLIDNLIASGFERKKEVKAANLEDVFINLTGKEWRE; from the coding sequence ATGACAAATAAAAGAGCAATAATTAGCGTAAACAATTTAGTGAAACACTATGGCGAGTTCAAAGCCGTTCAAGGGCTCTCGTTCGAGGTTTACGAAAATGAAATATTTGGATTGCTAGGGCCAAACGGTGCGGGCAAAACCACAACCCTAGAAATTATAGAAACTTTGCGCAAAAAAACCAGCGGCGAAGTTCTGGTAAATGGCTTAAATGTAGATAGCGATGCCAATGCCATTAAGCAAATTATAGGCGTACAATTGCAAGCGGCAGGTTATTATCCAAACTTAAATTTAGTGGAACTTTTAAAATTGTTCTCTGGACTTTATGGCATAGAGGTGTCTCCAATGGAAATGCTGGCCAAGGTAAACCTGCAAGACAAAGCCAAAGCTAAATACAAAGAACTTTCTGGCGGACAAAAACAGCGTTTTTCTATAGCAACTACTTTAATTAACTCGCCTAAAATTGTGTTTTTAGACGAACCAACAACTGGGTTAGATCCGCAAGCACGCAGAAACCTTTGGGATTTAATTAGCGAAATTAGAAACAACGGCACAACGGTAGTAATTACCACCCACTACATGGACGAAGCCGAGCAACTATGCGATCGGGTTGCTTTTGTAGAAGCAGGAAAAATCATCGCCTTAGATACGCCAGACCAACTGATAGATAATTTAATTGCCAGCGGTTTCGAACGTAAAAAAGAAGTAAAAGCTGCCAACTTAGAAGATGTGTTTATCAATCTTACTGGCAAAGAGTGGAGAGAGTAG
- the carA gene encoding glutamine-hydrolyzing carbamoyl-phosphate synthase small subunit — protein sequence MTNYTKLPAILLLADGTVFYGKAAGKIGTTTGEICFNTGMTGYQEVFTDPSYFGQIMVTTNAHIGNYGMHRDEVESGGIKIAGLVCKNYNINYSRKEATESIQDNFQNENIVGICDIDTRALVRHIRNKGAMNAIISSEITDLQELKKKLEEVPPMDGLELSSVVSTKEPYYYGNPDAAIKVAALDLGIKKNILRNFDDRELYIKVFPAKTTFAEMDAWGANGYFISNGPGDPSAMPYAIETVKAVLEADKPLFGICLGHQLLAEANGIGTMKMFNGHRGLNHPVKNIIKNHCEVTSQNHGFGVIPEEVKASDKVEITHINLNDDSIEGIRVKGKKAFSVQYHPESSPGPHDSRYLFDDFVSLIKGDLVW from the coding sequence ATGACTAACTACACTAAGTTACCAGCTATTTTGTTATTGGCCGATGGCACCGTTTTTTATGGCAAGGCTGCTGGAAAAATAGGAACTACCACCGGCGAAATCTGCTTCAACACGGGCATGACTGGCTATCAAGAGGTTTTTACAGACCCTTCTTATTTCGGACAGATTATGGTAACCACCAATGCGCATATTGGTAATTACGGTATGCACCGCGATGAGGTAGAATCTGGCGGAATTAAAATTGCTGGTTTGGTTTGTAAAAATTACAACATCAATTATTCTAGAAAAGAAGCCACAGAATCTATACAAGATAATTTCCAAAATGAGAATATTGTAGGTATTTGCGATATCGATACACGTGCCTTGGTTCGCCATATCCGTAACAAAGGTGCGATGAACGCAATTATTTCTTCGGAAATTACTGATTTGCAAGAGTTAAAGAAGAAATTGGAAGAAGTGCCACCAATGGACGGCTTAGAACTTTCTTCGGTGGTTTCTACTAAAGAACCTTACTACTATGGTAACCCAGATGCTGCAATTAAAGTAGCGGCTTTAGATTTAGGTATCAAGAAAAATATCCTTCGCAATTTCGACGATAGAGAGCTTTACATCAAAGTATTCCCTGCTAAAACTACTTTTGCAGAAATGGATGCTTGGGGAGCTAATGGTTACTTTATTTCTAACGGCCCTGGCGATCCATCGGCAATGCCTTACGCTATCGAAACGGTAAAAGCGGTTTTAGAAGCTGATAAGCCGCTGTTCGGTATCTGCTTAGGACACCAATTATTAGCAGAGGCGAACGGTATCGGTACCATGAAAATGTTCAATGGCCACCGTGGATTAAACCACCCGGTAAAAAATATCATTAAAAACCACTGCGAGGTAACTTCTCAAAACCACGGTTTCGGGGTAATCCCAGAAGAGGTTAAAGCTTCGGATAAAGTAGAGATTACGCACATTAACTTAAACGATGACTCTATCGAAGGTATCCGTGTGAAAGGCAAAAAAGCATTTTCGGTACAATACCACCCAGAAAGCTCTCCAGGCCCACATGATTCACGCTACTTATTCGATGACTTTGTAAGTTTGATTAAAGGCGATTTAGTTTGGTAG
- the panB gene encoding 3-methyl-2-oxobutanoate hydroxymethyltransferase has protein sequence MSVNKEIKRVTTHILQEMKQRNEKIAMLTAYDYSMATILDDAGLDVLLVGDSASNVMAGHETTLPITLDQMIYHAQSVVRGANRAFVVVDLPFGSYQGNSKEALNSAIRIMKESGAHGVKLEGGVEIVESIQRIITAGIPVMGHLGLTPQSIYKFGTYTVRAKDEAEANKLKTDVLALQEAGCFAVVLEKIPAKLAKEVTASLDIPTIGIGAGPNCDGQVLVVNDMIGLTKGFKPRFLRQYLDLYEGIKGAAQSYIADVKANDFPNEKEQY, from the coding sequence ATGTCGGTAAATAAAGAAATAAAACGTGTAACCACGCATATTTTGCAAGAAATGAAGCAACGCAATGAGAAAATTGCCATGCTTACCGCTTACGATTACTCTATGGCCACCATTTTAGATGATGCTGGTTTAGATGTATTGTTGGTTGGCGATTCGGCCTCTAACGTAATGGCTGGTCACGAAACTACATTGCCAATTACGCTAGACCAAATGATTTACCATGCCCAATCTGTAGTGCGTGGTGCAAATAGAGCTTTCGTAGTGGTAGATTTACCTTTCGGTTCGTACCAAGGTAATTCTAAAGAAGCTTTAAACTCGGCCATCCGTATCATGAAAGAAAGCGGTGCACATGGGGTTAAGCTAGAAGGTGGGGTAGAGATTGTGGAATCTATCCAACGTATCATCACGGCCGGCATCCCGGTAATGGGTCACTTAGGTTTAACACCGCAGTCTATCTATAAATTTGGAACTTATACCGTTAGAGCAAAAGATGAAGCTGAGGCAAATAAACTGAAAACAGATGTTTTAGCCTTGCAAGAAGCAGGTTGTTTTGCTGTTGTGTTAGAGAAAATTCCAGCTAAACTTGCTAAAGAGGTTACAGCAAGCCTTGATATTCCAACTATTGGTATTGGGGCTGGGCCTAATTGCGATGGACAAGTGCTGGTAGTTAACGATATGATTGGCCTAACCAAAGGATTTAAACCTCGTTTTCTACGTCAGTATTTAGATTTATACGAAGGCATTAAAGGCGCAGCACAATCTTACATTGCCGATGTGAAAGCGAATGATTTCCCGAACGAAAAAGAACAATATTAG
- a CDS encoding RluA family pseudouridine synthase, with product MAITEADVLYEDNHLIAINKRAGDVVQVDETGDQPLDEMVKEFLALKYNKPGGAFLGVAHRLDRPVSGLILFAKTSKALDRMNAIFKNREIKKTYFAVVRKKPAKPQGKLINWLIKDPKKNVVKAFDYEAKGTQYCELDYQMIAELDGYYLLRVNPLTGRSHQIRVQLSTMGCPIVGDNKYGYPRGSKKGSICLHARQLEFVHPVKKEPIKIFAKLPKDGFWEKFEKF from the coding sequence ATGGCCATTACCGAAGCAGACGTACTTTACGAAGATAACCACCTTATTGCAATTAACAAAAGAGCTGGCGATGTAGTGCAAGTAGACGAAACTGGAGACCAACCCTTAGACGAAATGGTAAAAGAATTTCTGGCACTCAAATACAACAAGCCTGGAGGTGCATTTCTCGGCGTAGCACATCGATTGGATCGGCCAGTTAGTGGTTTAATTCTTTTCGCTAAAACCAGCAAGGCTTTAGATAGAATGAATGCCATTTTCAAAAATCGTGAAATCAAGAAAACTTATTTTGCGGTGGTACGAAAAAAGCCAGCTAAGCCACAAGGCAAACTCATTAACTGGTTAATTAAAGACCCCAAAAAGAACGTAGTAAAGGCTTTTGATTACGAAGCTAAAGGTACCCAATACTGTGAATTGGACTATCAAATGATCGCCGAGCTTGACGGTTACTATTTGCTTAGGGTAAATCCGCTAACTGGCCGCTCGCACCAAATTAGGGTACAGCTTTCTACCATGGGCTGCCCTATTGTTGGCGACAATAAGTATGGCTATCCGCGTGGCAGCAAAAAAGGCAGCATTTGCTTACATGCACGTCAGTTAGAGTTTGTACATCCTGTAAAGAAAGAACCAATTAAGATTTTTGCCAAGCTGCCTAAAGATGGTTTTTGGGAGAAGTTTGAGAAGTTTTAA
- a CDS encoding glycoside hydrolase family 30 protein encodes MRILLTGCVAVALAFASCASKKNSVTPNNNTTGKSDVAFWITKGDRSVLLQKQDVALNFGTAANTHKTITVDENQTYQSIDGFGYTLTGGSATLINQLPEQEKDALLKELFATEGNAIGISYLRVSIGASDLSAKVFTYNELPAGQTDVNMERFSIAEEMTDLVPVLKRILAINPNIKILGSPWTPPTWMKTNKAYKGGSLLPEFYQAYANYFVKYIEAMKAQGITIDAITIQNEPLHPGNTPSLLMLAKDQAEFIKTALGPTFQKAGIKTKIILYDHNADRPDYPMSILADPEASKYVDGSAFHLYGGKIDALSKVHDAYPDKHLYFTEQWVGGPGNFPEDLKWHVSTLIVGATRNWSRNVLEWNLAADANYNPHTPDGGCTNCLGAITIAPAITRNVAYYVIAHASKFVRPGSVRIGSSADQTLSNVAFKTPDGKKALIVMNTSNTNQTFNISDKGKIVTPTLPAGAAATFVW; translated from the coding sequence ATGAGGATATTATTAACAGGATGTGTTGCTGTTGCACTGGCTTTCGCATCATGCGCTAGCAAAAAGAATTCGGTAACACCAAATAATAATACTACAGGAAAATCAGATGTAGCTTTTTGGATAACCAAAGGCGATAGATCAGTGCTCCTACAAAAACAAGATGTGGCTTTAAATTTCGGTACAGCTGCAAATACTCATAAAACCATCACAGTTGATGAAAATCAAACTTACCAAAGCATTGATGGGTTTGGTTATACCTTAACTGGCGGTAGTGCAACTTTGATTAACCAATTGCCCGAACAAGAAAAAGATGCTTTATTGAAAGAACTTTTTGCAACAGAAGGCAATGCCATTGGTATCAGTTATTTGAGGGTAAGCATTGGTGCATCTGATTTAAGTGCAAAGGTTTTCACCTACAATGAACTGCCAGCTGGCCAAACCGATGTAAACATGGAACGTTTTTCTATTGCAGAAGAAATGACCGATTTGGTTCCTGTGCTGAAAAGAATTTTAGCAATTAATCCGAACATCAAAATCTTAGGTTCTCCATGGACTCCGCCTACTTGGATGAAAACGAACAAAGCCTACAAAGGCGGAAGTTTGTTGCCAGAATTTTATCAGGCTTATGCCAATTACTTTGTAAAGTATATTGAGGCTATGAAAGCACAAGGTATTACCATTGATGCAATTACCATCCAAAATGAGCCTTTGCATCCGGGTAATACGCCAAGCTTATTGATGTTAGCTAAAGATCAGGCAGAGTTTATTAAAACCGCTTTAGGTCCAACATTTCAAAAAGCGGGAATAAAAACTAAGATCATTTTATACGATCATAATGCCGATCGTCCAGATTATCCGATGAGCATTTTAGCGGATCCTGAGGCGAGTAAATACGTTGATGGTTCTGCATTTCACTTATACGGGGGTAAAATTGATGCTTTGAGTAAAGTACATGATGCTTACCCAGATAAACATCTTTATTTTACGGAGCAGTGGGTTGGTGGACCTGGAAATTTTCCTGAAGATTTGAAGTGGCATGTGAGTACACTAATTGTTGGCGCAACTAGAAACTGGAGTAGAAACGTGTTGGAGTGGAATTTAGCAGCAGATGCAAACTATAATCCGCACACGCCAGATGGTGGGTGTACTAATTGCTTAGGGGCGATAACCATTGCTCCAGCAATCACTAGAAACGTAGCATATTATGTAATTGCACATGCTTCGAAGTTTGTAAGGCCAGGTTCGGTAAGAATTGGTTCTTCAGCAGATCAGACTTTAAGCAATGTAGCTTTTAAAACTCCAGACGGTAAAAAAGCTTTGATAGTAATGAACACCAGCAATACCAATCAAACCTTTAACATCAGCGATAAAGGTAAAATAGTAACACCAACATTGCCAGCAGGTGCAGCAGCTACCTTCGTTTGGTAA
- a CDS encoding glycoside hydrolase family 3 N-terminal domain-containing protein yields the protein MNIKNFSLSLLLFLAATSVFAQKKLSKSEIDQKVNALLSKMTVEEKVGQMAQITLDVIGKGKDRYTSDEPFSLDKKETEKALLQYHIGSVLNTSNNRARTPQVWYNIINEIQNVALKQGKNKIPVIYGVDEVHGATYTVGATMFPQQIGQAATFNRALVKQGASVTAYETRASAIPWNFSPILDLGADPRFPRQWESFGEDPYLVSQLGIQMIKGLEGDDNDVSNPFKVASSIKHFLGYQVPVSGKDRTPAIISDQALREYHLPAFKAAIDAGAKTIMINSGSINGVPVHANYKILTKLLKEELGFKGLVVTDWGDIENLHKRDRVAKDNKEAVMMAINAGIDMSMIAYNYEPFCDDLIALVKEGKVKQSRIDDAVRKILTAKYELNLFEKPVTNIKDYPKFGSKEFEKAAYDAAAESMTLLKNNNNTLPLSKTAKVLVTGPNANSMRTLNGAWTYSWQGEKVEEFASKYNTIVKAIQNKVGAANVTYLPGVSYKMDGKYFEDFADKMDETITAAKNADVIVLCLGENTYTETPGNLSDLYISDLQTELAKKLAATGKTIVLVLNEGRPRVISKFEKNMSAILQSYLPGNFGGDAIADVLYGDVNPSGKLPYTYPQFPNALFTYYHKPSESRETTEGVYNYDADYNPQYVFGHGLSYTTFSYSDIKLSSNTLKKGQTLEISVNVSNTGKVAGKESVLLYISDLVANDISPDVKRLRGFEKIDLKAGESKTVTFKITPEDIAYVNAELVKTTGEGEFTVQLGDKKVNFNYTP from the coding sequence ATGAACATTAAAAATTTTAGTTTATCGCTCTTACTTTTCTTAGCCGCTACTTCAGTTTTTGCGCAAAAGAAATTAAGCAAATCAGAAATTGACCAAAAAGTAAATGCCTTATTGTCTAAAATGACGGTTGAGGAGAAAGTAGGCCAGATGGCTCAAATTACTTTAGATGTGATAGGCAAGGGCAAAGATCGCTACACCAGCGATGAGCCTTTTTCTTTAGATAAGAAAGAAACCGAAAAAGCTTTATTACAATACCATATTGGTTCGGTATTAAATACCTCAAACAATAGAGCCAGAACGCCACAAGTTTGGTACAACATCATTAACGAAATACAAAATGTAGCCCTTAAACAAGGCAAGAATAAAATCCCGGTAATTTATGGGGTTGATGAAGTTCACGGTGCTACCTATACAGTTGGAGCTACCATGTTCCCTCAGCAAATTGGTCAGGCGGCAACCTTTAACCGAGCTTTGGTTAAGCAAGGAGCTAGCGTAACTGCTTACGAAACCCGTGCAAGCGCCATTCCTTGGAACTTCTCTCCTATTTTAGATCTAGGTGCCGACCCTCGTTTTCCTCGCCAGTGGGAAAGTTTTGGCGAAGATCCTTATTTGGTTTCACAACTAGGCATACAAATGATTAAAGGCCTAGAGGGCGATGATAACGATGTTTCTAATCCATTTAAAGTAGCTTCTTCTATCAAACATTTCTTAGGCTATCAAGTTCCAGTTTCTGGCAAGGATAGAACTCCGGCAATCATTTCAGATCAAGCTTTAAGAGAATATCATTTGCCCGCTTTTAAAGCCGCTATTGATGCTGGTGCCAAAACCATCATGATTAACTCTGGTTCAATTAACGGTGTACCAGTACATGCCAACTATAAAATATTAACCAAGTTGCTTAAAGAAGAGCTAGGCTTTAAAGGTTTGGTAGTAACCGATTGGGGAGATATCGAAAATTTGCACAAACGTGATCGCGTAGCTAAAGACAATAAAGAAGCCGTAATGATGGCAATTAATGCAGGTATCGATATGTCGATGATTGCTTACAACTATGAGCCTTTCTGTGATGATTTAATTGCTTTGGTTAAAGAAGGCAAAGTAAAACAATCTCGTATTGATGATGCCGTAAGAAAAATTTTGACTGCTAAATATGAGCTAAACTTATTCGAAAAACCAGTTACCAACATCAAAGATTATCCAAAATTTGGAAGCAAAGAATTTGAAAAGGCTGCTTATGATGCGGCTGCAGAATCAATGACTTTACTAAAAAACAACAATAATACTTTGCCATTAAGCAAAACTGCCAAAGTTTTAGTAACTGGCCCAAATGCGAACTCAATGAGAACCTTAAACGGCGCTTGGACATACTCTTGGCAAGGCGAAAAAGTAGAAGAGTTTGCCTCGAAATACAATACCATTGTTAAAGCTATCCAAAATAAGGTTGGTGCGGCTAACGTAACTTACTTACCAGGTGTTAGCTATAAAATGGATGGCAAATATTTCGAAGATTTCGCTGATAAAATGGATGAAACCATTACGGCAGCTAAAAATGCCGACGTAATTGTGCTCTGCTTAGGCGAAAATACTTATACAGAAACTCCGGGCAACTTGAGCGATTTGTATATCTCTGATTTACAAACCGAATTAGCTAAGAAATTGGCAGCGACAGGAAAAACCATTGTGTTGGTGTTAAACGAAGGCAGGCCAAGAGTAATCAGCAAGTTTGAGAAAAACATGAGCGCAATTTTGCAAAGCTATTTGCCAGGTAATTTTGGTGGCGATGCCATTGCAGATGTATTGTATGGCGATGTTAATCCATCAGGAAAACTGCCTTACACCTACCCTCAGTTCCCAAATGCTTTGTTTACTTATTACCACAAACCATCAGAATCTAGAGAAACTACAGAAGGTGTTTACAATTACGATGCAGATTACAACCCTCAATATGTTTTCGGTCACGGCTTAAGCTATACTACTTTTTCTTACAGCGATATTAAGTTAAGTAGCAATACTTTGAAAAAAGGGCAAACCTTAGAAATTAGCGTGAATGTGAGCAACACGGGTAAAGTAGCCGGAAAAGAAAGTGTATTGCTTTACATTTCAGATTTAGTAGCTAATGATATCAGTCCTGATGTGAAACGTTTAAGAGGTTTCGAGAAAATCGATTTAAAAGCAGGCGAAAGCAAAACCGTTACGTTTAAAATTACACCAGAAGATATTGCCTACGTAAATGCAGAACTTGTAAAAACAACAGGCGAAGGCGAGTTTACCGTACAATTAGGCGACAAGAAAGTAAACTTTAATTATACACCTTAA
- a CDS encoding RagB/SusD family nutrient uptake outer membrane protein has product MKLNKYTLVMIAAAAFGLQSCKKDFLDKQPFNQATANVAFTTAAGAEKLMAGVYGGMYNDYHIWDYMINGDVTADNAYAGGDNPANIQIDVFDVSATNGNIGRDWGGLYSNIKNANEVLENVPNIQDAALDAGNRRAQMLGEAKALRAYFYFHLVRLWGAVPLVLKSPTSLEEMQKPRSTVDQVYAQIIKDLEEALPDVRVTAPNKGIITKGVVNALLAKVHASKPTPDWTKVNQYADAVIAGGYAPVSNFDHLFDGAHKNNSESIWEMQYDGWGGPTGRGNWMTSVIVGSGWKRFCTPTNDLVAAFDAEGDVIRKNSSISFRNVSTEGWSDAYWSKSNYPFINKYRNDDLANSYILRLADIKLLKAEALNELSATGWSAAKTIVDEIRNRVNLGGTPANTQAAMRLAIEKERRLELAFEGHRWFDLLRTNRAVAIMNAQRDGNGNLLYNISESKLLFPIPQTERDRNPNL; this is encoded by the coding sequence ATGAAACTAAATAAATATACTTTAGTAATGATTGCAGCTGCGGCATTTGGCTTGCAGAGCTGTAAAAAAGATTTCCTAGATAAACAGCCCTTTAACCAGGCAACTGCCAATGTAGCGTTTACTACCGCAGCTGGTGCAGAGAAGTTAATGGCTGGTGTTTACGGTGGTATGTATAACGATTATCACATTTGGGATTACATGATTAATGGTGATGTGACGGCAGACAATGCTTACGCAGGAGGCGATAATCCGGCTAATATTCAAATTGATGTATTTGATGTTAGTGCTACAAATGGTAACATTGGTCGCGATTGGGGCGGCTTATATTCCAATATCAAAAATGCCAACGAGGTATTAGAAAATGTGCCGAATATTCAGGATGCTGCGCTAGATGCAGGTAACAGAAGAGCGCAAATGCTTGGCGAAGCAAAAGCATTGAGAGCCTACTTTTATTTCCATTTGGTGCGTTTATGGGGTGCTGTTCCATTGGTTTTAAAATCGCCTACTAGCTTAGAGGAAATGCAAAAACCTCGTTCTACGGTAGATCAGGTATATGCCCAAATCATCAAAGATTTAGAAGAGGCTTTACCAGATGTACGTGTTACAGCGCCAAATAAAGGCATCATTACAAAAGGTGTAGTAAATGCTTTGTTAGCAAAAGTTCACGCCTCTAAACCTACGCCAGATTGGACAAAAGTAAATCAATATGCCGATGCAGTAATTGCAGGCGGCTATGCTCCGGTATCAAATTTCGACCATCTATTTGATGGCGCACATAAAAATAACTCCGAATCTATTTGGGAGATGCAGTACGACGGTTGGGGTGGGCCCACTGGTCGTGGTAACTGGATGACCAGCGTAATTGTTGGTTCGGGTTGGAAACGTTTCTGTACGCCTACAAATGATTTGGTAGCTGCTTTTGATGCCGAAGGCGATGTGATCCGTAAAAATTCTAGTATCAGTTTCAGAAACGTATCTACCGAAGGTTGGTCCGATGCTTACTGGAGCAAATCTAATTATCCATTCATCAATAAATATCGTAACGATGATTTGGCTAATTCTTATATCCTGCGTTTAGCAGATATTAAATTGCTAAAAGCAGAAGCATTAAATGAATTATCAGCTACTGGCTGGTCGGCCGCTAAAACCATTGTAGATGAAATTCGTAACCGTGTAAATTTAGGTGGAACCCCTGCAAACACACAAGCGGCAATGCGCTTGGCTATAGAAAAAGAGCGCAGGTTAGAGCTAGCTTTCGAAGGCCATCGTTGGTTCGATTTATTGCGTACCAACCGTGCAGTTGCCATAATGAATGCACAACGCGATGGTAATGGAAATCTTTTGTACAACATTTCAGAATCGAAGTTGCTGTTCCCAATTCCGCAGACAGAGCGTGACCGTAACCCTAACTTGTAG
- a CDS encoding carboxypeptidase-like regulatory domain-containing protein — protein MNKKITLLAGFLFCFVSYVMGQEITISGQVKDQQGLPLPGVSVRVKNSNLGVSTESNGTFKLKAKADAILTFSFIGFKAIEEPVNNRTTLTITLSEDDNKLNEVIVVGYGTTTKKDLTTAVVSVSSKDLENQPITNPLQAIQEEPPGFRFLHNLANQAQV, from the coding sequence ATGAACAAGAAAATTACGTTGCTTGCAGGGTTTCTTTTTTGTTTCGTGAGTTATGTCATGGGACAAGAGATTACCATCAGTGGTCAAGTGAAAGATCAACAAGGTTTACCTCTACCAGGGGTTTCCGTTAGGGTTAAGAACTCCAATTTAGGAGTGTCTACAGAAAGTAATGGTACTTTTAAATTAAAGGCCAAGGCAGACGCCATACTTACCTTTTCATTTATAGGTTTTAAGGCAATTGAAGAACCTGTAAACAATAGAACGACATTAACAATTACGCTTTCGGAAGATGATAATAAGCTTAACGAAGTGATTGTAGTAGGTTATGGTACCACTACCAAAAAGGACTTAACCACTGCTGTGGTTTCTGTTTCTTCAAAAGATTTGGAAAACCAGCCTATCACCAATCCTCTACAAGCTATTCAGGAAGAGCCGCCGGGGTTCAGGTTTCTTCACAATCTGGCAAACCAGGCGCAGGTATAG